The following are encoded in a window of Panicum virgatum strain AP13 chromosome 5N, P.virgatum_v5, whole genome shotgun sequence genomic DNA:
- the LOC120675286 gene encoding ATP synthase subunit beta, mitochondrial-like yields MATRRALSSILRSASRLRAASPTPCPRAPLHHRPSPAGFLLNRAAAYASSAAAQAAPAPPPPSTGKTTSGGKITDEFTGAGAIGQVCQVIGAVVDVRFDEGLPPILTALEVLDNNIRLVLEVAQHLGEKMVRTIAMDGTEGLVRGQRVLNTGSPITVPVGRATLGRIMNVIGEPIDEKGDITTNHFLPIHREAPAFVEQATEQQILVTGIKVVDLLAPYQRGGKIGLFGGAGVGKTVLIMELINNVAKAHGGFSVFAGVGERTREGNDLYREMIESGVIKLGDKQSESKCALVYGQMNEPPGARARVGLTGLTVAEHFRDAEGQDVLLFIDNIFRFTQANSEVSALLGRIPSAVGYQPTLATDLGGLQERITTTKKGSITSVQAIYVPADDLTDPAPATTFAHLDATTVLSRQISELGIYPAVDPLDSTSRMLSPHVLGEDHYNTARGVQKVLQNYKNLQDIIAILGMDELSEDDKLTVARARKIQRFLSQPFHVAEVFTGAPGKYVELKESVKSFQGVLDGKYDDLPEQSFYMVGGIEEVIAKAEKIAKESAS; encoded by the exons atggcgacgcGTCGGGCCCTCTCCTCCATCCTCCGCTCGGcctcccgcctccgcgccgcctccccgaccccgtgcccgcgcgcgccgctccaCCACCGCCCGTCCCCTGCGGGCTTCCTCCtcaaccgcgccgccgcctacgcctcctccgccgcggcacaggcggcgcccgccccgccgcccccgtccACCGGCAAGACGACCAGTGGTGGCAAGATCACCGATGagttcaccggcgccggcgccatcgGCCAGGTGTGCCAGGTCATCGGTGCTGTCGTTGACGTGCGGTTCGACGAGGGGTTGCCCCCGAtcctgacggcgctcgaggTGCTCGACAACAACATCCGCCTCGTGCTCGAGGTGGCTCAGCATCTCGGGGAGAAGATGGTCCGCACCATCGCCATGGACGGGACCGAGGGGCTCGTCCGCGGCCAGCGTGTGTTAAACACTGGCTCTCCCATCACT GTCCCTGTTGGTAGGGCTACACTAGGACGTATTATGAATGTTATTGGCGAGCCTATTGATGAGAAGGGAGATATAA CGACAAACCACTTCCTCCCTATCCATCGTGAAGCCCCAGCTTTTGTTGAGCAAGCTACAGAGCAGCAAATTCTTGTTACTGGAATCAAG GTTGTGGATCTCCTTGCACCCTACCAAAGAGGAGGTAAAATTGGTCTCTTTGGTGGTGCAGGGGTGGGCAAAACTGTCCTTATCATGGAGCTCATTAACAACGTCGCCAAGGCCCATG GTGGTTTCTCTGTCTTTGCTGGTGTTGGAGAACGTACTCGTGAGGGTAATGACTTGTACAGGGAAATGATTGAGAGTGGTGTCATTAAGCTTGGTGACAAGCAG AGTGAGAGCAAGTGCGCTCTTGTCTACGGTCAAATGAATGAGCCTCCTGGTGCTCGTGCTCGTGTTGGACTGACTGGTTTGACTGTTGCCGAGCATTTCCGTGATGCTGAAGGACAGGATGTGCTTCTCTTCATTGATAACATTTTCCGTTTCACCCAG GCAAACTCTGAGGTCTCTGCTCTGCTTGGACGTATTCCATCTGCTGTGGGTTACCAACCCACCCTTGCTACGGATCTTGGAGGACTGCAGGAGCGGATTACCACCACAAAGAAGGGTTCTATTACATCTGTTCAAGCTATTTATGTGCCTGCTGATGACTTGACAGATCCTGCCCCTGCAACCACCTTCGCCCATCTTGATGCTACTACTGTGTTGTCACGTCAG ATTTCTGAACTTGGTATTTACCCTGCTGTCGACCCTCTGGACTCCACATCCAGAATGCTGTCCCCCCACGTATTGGGTGAGGACCACTACAACACTGCTCGTGGTGTTCAGAAGGTTCTTCAGAATTACAAGAATCTCCAAGATATTATTGCCATTTTGGGAATGGATGAGCTCAGTGAAGATGACAAGTTGACAGTCGCTCGTGCTAGGAAGATTCAGCGTTTCCTTAGCCAGCCTTTCCATGTTGCTGAAGTTTTCACAGGTGCACCTGGAAAGTATGTTGAGCTGAAGGAGAGTGTTAAAAGTTTCCAG GGTGTTTTGGATGGCAAGTATGATGACCTTCCAGAACAGTCATTCTACATGGTTGGAGGAATAGAGGAGGTTATTGCTAAAGCAGAGAAGATTGCCAAGGAGTCCGCATCATAA